The proteins below are encoded in one region of Maribacter aestuarii:
- the tsaE gene encoding tRNA (adenosine(37)-N6)-threonylcarbamoyltransferase complex ATPase subunit type 1 TsaE → MQKISYTAKEIRQVAKLIIQNAATTALAFQGPMGAGKTTLIKSIVKELGGKNEVSSPTFGLVNEYEYENGDLLGYHFDFYRLNDETEALDLGLEDYFSADVWIFMEWPEKIPNLLPERFTKLQIEILGPDERRITIDF, encoded by the coding sequence ATGCAGAAAATTAGCTATACCGCAAAAGAAATTAGACAAGTTGCTAAACTAATAATTCAAAACGCCGCAACCACCGCCCTAGCCTTCCAAGGCCCAATGGGAGCAGGCAAAACCACACTTATTAAGTCGATTGTAAAGGAGCTTGGCGGAAAAAACGAAGTAAGCAGCCCCACTTTTGGTTTAGTGAATGAATATGAATACGAAAATGGAGATTTACTGGGCTATCATTTTGATTTTTATCGCCTAAATGATGAAACCGAAGCATTGGATTTGGGCTTGGAGGATTATTTTTCTGCTGATGTATGGATTTTTATGGAATGGCCAGAGAAAATTCCAAATCTTTTACCTGAGAGGTTTACGAAACTTCAAATAGAGATTTTAGGTCCCGATGAAAGACGAATTACTATTGATTTTTAA
- a CDS encoding proline dehydrogenase family protein — MERIFENTETAFSLKTDSELERAYFLFKMIANEPLVKIGTIMTNFAIKTHLPVEGLIRATVFDHFCGGVNEEDCLPVVDKMWQKKVSSVLDYSVEGKDEEDPFDNATKIILKILDFVKEKEAIPFAVFKPSGFGRFALYQKISEKKELSEKEQAEWQRVVNRFDKVCKKAYDLDVSLLIDGEESWMQDAADDLVEQMMRKYNRNKAIVFNTLQTYRWDRLSYLKELHTKAVKDDFKIGIKVVRGAYMEKENERALEKGYPTPICASKKETDENFDATVVYMVNHLDMISLFSGTHNEESCYKLIKLIEEKEIEKNDTRIWFGQLYGMSDHISFNLAESGYNVAKYLPFGPVRDVMPYLIRRAEENTSVAGQTSRELSLIKKERKRRKI, encoded by the coding sequence ATGGAGCGAATTTTTGAGAATACCGAAACAGCATTTTCGTTAAAAACTGATTCGGAGTTGGAAAGAGCCTATTTTCTTTTCAAAATGATTGCAAACGAACCCTTGGTGAAAATCGGTACCATAATGACCAATTTTGCCATAAAAACCCACTTACCGGTTGAGGGACTCATAAGGGCTACCGTTTTTGACCATTTTTGTGGCGGTGTCAACGAAGAGGACTGTTTACCCGTCGTTGATAAGATGTGGCAGAAAAAAGTAAGTTCGGTATTGGATTACTCTGTAGAAGGAAAAGATGAGGAGGACCCTTTTGATAATGCGACCAAAATTATTCTAAAGATTCTAGATTTTGTCAAGGAAAAGGAAGCCATCCCCTTTGCCGTGTTCAAACCAAGCGGTTTTGGCCGTTTTGCCCTTTATCAAAAAATCAGTGAAAAGAAAGAACTCTCAGAAAAGGAGCAGGCGGAATGGCAACGTGTCGTAAACCGATTTGATAAGGTCTGTAAAAAAGCTTATGATCTTGACGTATCCTTATTAATCGATGGAGAAGAGAGTTGGATGCAAGATGCAGCCGATGACCTGGTAGAACAAATGATGCGGAAATACAATCGTAATAAGGCCATTGTGTTTAATACTTTGCAAACCTATCGATGGGACAGACTCTCTTATTTAAAAGAACTGCATACCAAGGCTGTGAAAGATGACTTTAAGATTGGAATAAAAGTGGTTAGGGGTGCCTATATGGAAAAGGAAAATGAAAGGGCTCTGGAGAAAGGCTATCCAACCCCAATCTGTGCCTCTAAAAAAGAAACGGACGAAAATTTTGATGCTACCGTCGTCTATATGGTAAATCACTTGGATATGATTTCCCTTTTTTCTGGAACGCATAATGAGGAAAGCTGTTATAAATTAATAAAATTGATTGAAGAAAAGGAAATTGAAAAGAACGATACTAGAATCTGGTTCGGTCAACTATATGGTATGAGCGACCACATTTCCTTTAACCTAGCCGAAAGTGGTTACAATGTTGCAAAATATTTGCCCTTTGGTCCGGTAAGGGACGTTATGCCTTATTTAATTCGTAGGGCAGAGGAAAATACCTCGGTTGCTGGACAAACGAGCAGGGAATTATCTTTGATAAAAAAGGAGCGTAAACGTAGAAAAATATAA
- a CDS encoding HD domain-containing protein, which produces MVKSNKLKIFNDPIYGFISIPNTLIFDLIAHPYFQRLRRISQMGLSYLVYPGAHHTRFHHALGSMHLMQKAIQVLRFKGVEITDEDSDGLLGAILLHDIGHGPFSHAMEHSIVEGLDHEHISLQFMKELNTRFNGSLTGAISIFTGTHTKKYLNQLVSSQLDMDRLDYLKRDSLYTGVAEGNTNAERLITMLNVVDGNLVVEEKGIYSVEKFLMARRFMYWQVYLHKTGVVAEQLLIRILKRARFLLEKQSELPASEPLLYFLKNQVKEEHFDPKILDIFSKLDDIDIMAALKEWQYHNDFILSELCKMIINRRLLHIKIKKEPISKDKFEIKIKKVKAKLKLSEDEASYFVFSGKLENKAYDRNNQNINILRKNGKIVDVAKLSDHLNLNALSKTVTKYYICYPKDAV; this is translated from the coding sequence TTGGTAAAATCCAACAAGCTGAAAATTTTCAATGATCCAATTTACGGATTTATCAGCATCCCTAATACGCTCATTTTTGATCTCATAGCTCATCCATATTTCCAAAGACTTAGAAGAATTTCCCAAATGGGACTATCCTATTTGGTTTATCCCGGTGCGCATCATACAAGATTTCACCATGCTTTGGGTAGTATGCACTTAATGCAGAAAGCAATTCAAGTACTTCGTTTTAAGGGAGTTGAAATTACTGATGAGGATTCTGACGGGCTTCTTGGCGCTATATTATTGCACGATATTGGTCATGGGCCATTTTCCCACGCCATGGAACACAGCATTGTAGAGGGGCTTGATCATGAGCATATTTCCTTGCAGTTCATGAAAGAATTGAATACACGATTTAACGGAAGTTTAACGGGAGCCATCTCTATCTTTACGGGTACACATACAAAAAAATACCTCAATCAGTTAGTTTCAAGTCAGCTGGATATGGATCGACTGGACTATCTTAAACGCGATAGTCTTTATACCGGTGTAGCCGAGGGCAATACGAACGCGGAACGACTTATTACCATGCTCAACGTTGTGGACGGTAATTTGGTTGTAGAAGAAAAGGGGATATACTCAGTAGAGAAGTTTTTAATGGCCAGACGTTTTATGTATTGGCAAGTTTATTTGCATAAAACGGGTGTTGTCGCCGAACAACTTTTGATTAGAATTTTAAAAAGAGCAAGATTTCTACTTGAAAAACAGTCTGAGTTACCGGCAAGTGAGCCGTTGCTATATTTTCTCAAAAACCAGGTCAAAGAAGAACATTTTGACCCAAAAATTTTGGATATCTTTTCCAAATTGGATGATATTGATATTATGGCCGCCTTAAAAGAATGGCAATACCATAATGACTTCATTCTTTCGGAGCTTTGTAAAATGATTATAAATAGGCGGTTGTTGCATATCAAAATAAAAAAGGAACCTATATCCAAGGATAAATTTGAAATTAAGATTAAAAAAGTAAAAGCAAAACTGAAACTGTCAGAAGATGAAGCGTCCTATTTCGTTTTTAGCGGAAAACTTGAAAACAAGGCATACGACCGTAACAATCAGAACATTAATATTTTAAGGAAAAATGGCAAAATTGTGGATGTGGCCAAGCTTTCTGATCACTTAAACTTAAATGCACTTTCCAAAACGGTGACTAAATATTACATCTGTTACCCTAAAGACGCTGTTTAA
- a CDS encoding CPBP family intramembrane glutamic endopeptidase codes for MLKSLGYILKIWILVSWVPVLVSFLLGLPINNLYLIVFTANVLFIAYFARFRNKNFENFTNKSFISKPIIFYSIILGFTLKFGLNPLFNFDSILGYFDIGNSIIFFHPKLLDILIVVILGPISEEIIYRFIVFKKIINLSSNPWLAILLSSVLFSVIHWTSINLVLMTFVMGMFLSYIFWKTKNIWVPIICHVTMNSIAIFYEVFFQQHYISILQKLDFGFLYWMICLISLLMSIMIIRILISKIAPPQNKYIP; via the coding sequence ATGCTTAAATCATTAGGCTATATATTAAAAATTTGGATACTAGTTTCTTGGGTGCCGGTTTTAGTTTCTTTCTTACTGGGTTTGCCAATTAATAATTTGTATTTAATTGTTTTTACAGCTAACGTATTATTTATTGCCTATTTCGCTAGGTTTAGAAACAAAAATTTTGAAAATTTTACAAATAAATCATTTATTTCAAAACCCATTATATTCTATTCAATTATTTTAGGTTTCACTTTGAAATTCGGATTAAACCCACTTTTTAATTTTGATAGTATTTTAGGATATTTTGATATCGGCAACTCAATTATATTTTTTCACCCAAAATTACTTGATATTTTGATTGTGGTAATTTTAGGTCCAATTTCTGAAGAAATTATTTATAGATTTATTGTCTTTAAAAAAATTATAAACCTGAGCTCAAATCCTTGGTTGGCAATATTGCTTTCATCCGTTCTATTCTCAGTAATACATTGGACTTCTATTAACTTAGTATTAATGACTTTTGTAATGGGTATGTTTTTATCCTATATCTTCTGGAAAACCAAGAATATATGGGTACCTATAATCTGCCACGTCACAATGAATAGTATAGCGATATTTTATGAAGTGTTTTTTCAACAACATTATATTTCTATTTTACAGAAATTGGATTTTGGGTTCTTATATTGGATGATATGCTTAATATCCCTTTTAATGTCAATTATGATTATAAGAATATTGATTTCTAAAATAGCACCACCGCAGAACAAGTACATCCCCTAA
- the aroB gene encoding 3-dehydroquinate synthase, with translation MESILSDSYAVHFNEKAFDALNKELNSVSYSKIFILVDENTHDHCLPSFMGRINGDYPFEIIEIESGEVNKTIETCTGVWEALSELGADRKSILINLGGGVLTDLGGFVASTFKRGITFVNVPTTLLSMVDASVGGKTGVDLGSLKNQIGVINQPKMVLIIPDFLETLEERQVKSGFAEMLKHGLIKDRKYWDELKTVSILSQMKEHILQSVKIKNEVVLEDPTEQGLRKILNYGHTLGHAIESYFLESKEKATLLHGEAIAIGMITEGYLSHKLIGLPLSELDEIKNVFLKHYNKVVFSKDDITQILALLKYDKKNSHGSVNFVLLNNIGETSIDLEIPPEMFPEAFAYYME, from the coding sequence ATGGAATCCATACTATCCGATTCATACGCTGTTCATTTTAATGAAAAAGCTTTTGATGCCTTGAACAAGGAGCTAAATTCAGTTTCTTATTCTAAAATATTTATCCTCGTGGATGAAAATACACACGACCATTGCCTACCCAGCTTCATGGGACGTATTAATGGTGATTATCCATTTGAAATCATTGAAATAGAATCCGGGGAGGTTAATAAGACCATAGAAACCTGTACCGGAGTTTGGGAAGCACTATCCGAATTGGGAGCGGATCGGAAAAGCATCCTTATTAATCTTGGTGGTGGCGTACTTACAGATTTAGGAGGTTTTGTGGCTTCAACCTTTAAAAGAGGAATTACATTCGTTAATGTGCCTACTACCCTATTATCCATGGTAGATGCTTCTGTTGGAGGAAAAACGGGCGTTGACTTAGGTTCTCTAAAAAATCAAATAGGAGTCATCAATCAGCCAAAGATGGTTCTTATCATTCCAGATTTTCTAGAAACCTTGGAGGAGCGACAGGTTAAAAGTGGTTTCGCAGAAATGTTGAAGCATGGGTTGATAAAAGATAGAAAATATTGGGACGAGCTAAAGACGGTTTCAATACTATCTCAGATGAAAGAACATATTTTACAATCCGTTAAAATAAAAAATGAAGTGGTTCTCGAAGACCCAACAGAACAGGGACTGCGTAAAATTTTGAATTACGGCCATACGCTAGGTCACGCAATAGAATCCTATTTTCTAGAATCTAAAGAAAAAGCCACGCTTCTTCACGGTGAGGCAATTGCCATTGGAATGATAACCGAAGGCTACCTTTCGCACAAGTTAATAGGGCTTCCGCTTTCCGAGCTTGATGAAATTAAGAATGTTTTCCTCAAGCATTATAATAAGGTTGTTTTTTCTAAAGACGATATAACTCAAATATTGGCATTGTTAAAATATGATAAGAAGAACTCCCACGGGAGCGTTAATTTCGTTTTATTGAACAACATAGGTGAAACGTCTATAGACTTAGAAATTCCACCAGAAATGTTCCCGGAAGCGTTCGCTTACTACATGGAATAA
- a CDS encoding CPBP family intramembrane glutamic endopeptidase encodes MLLNLAICAPIYQIILSYFNQSNIILNSPFDGVYDVIAVLVIAPFFEETIFKGIFLDGLLKKNRPMISILFTAFLFSILHLNPYLVSTIFLFAVFTGWLYYRTRNLALVIWVHFLHNLIGSIEGYELQGVRAGFTGLERTYGGNSIFLLPIFIILFLISFYMLYKSINSSTEI; translated from the coding sequence TTGCTTTTAAACCTAGCAATTTGCGCCCCAATTTATCAAATAATTTTAAGTTATTTCAATCAGTCGAATATCATATTAAATAGCCCATTTGACGGGGTTTATGATGTAATTGCCGTTTTGGTGATTGCTCCATTTTTTGAGGAAACAATTTTTAAAGGAATCTTTTTGGATGGTCTGTTGAAAAAAAATAGGCCTATGATTTCAATTTTGTTTACTGCATTTCTATTTTCCATATTGCATCTTAATCCATATTTAGTTTCGACTATATTTCTTTTTGCAGTTTTTACTGGTTGGCTTTACTATCGTACGCGTAATTTGGCTTTGGTCATATGGGTTCATTTTTTGCATAATTTGATAGGTAGTATCGAAGGTTATGAATTACAAGGTGTAAGGGCTGGATTTACAGGTCTGGAACGAACATACGGGGGCAACTCTATATTTTTACTGCCAATTTTCATAATCTTGTTTTTGATATCATTTTATATGCTTTACAAAAGCATTAATAGTTCAACGGAAATTTAA
- a CDS encoding bifunctional response regulator/alkaline phosphatase family protein, with amino-acid sequence MNKIRILWVDDEIDLLKPHIIFLENKNYEVITSQSGQEALEELVNTRVDIVFLDENMPGISGLETLNEIKVIDSSLPVVMITKSEEEFIMEEAIGSKIADYLIKPVNPHQILLSLKKSLDHSRLVSEKTTSNYQQEFRKIAMDLSMVNSYGEWEELYKKLIYWELQLEEIEDSGMFEILESQKVEANNQFGKFIDKNYADWFASTDSPVMSHTLFKEWIAPELKKGKTLLIVVDNLRYDQWYAFEDTVNSFYKKVAEKSYYSLLPTATQYARNAIFSGLTPLDMEKKYPDWWKNDTDDGGKNLFEDKFLGEQLKRLGLDIKWEYHKISSLKQGKQLSQNFKSQKDNDLTAIVYNFVDMLSHSKTEMEVIKELASNDKAYRSLTQSWFKNSPLLEIIQQAQNLGMKLIITTDHGTINVKSPSKVVGDRDTSANLRYKTGRSLSYENSDVLAAKDPKSIHLPSINMSSSYIFAKNDLFFAYPNNYNHYVSYYRNTYQHGGVSLEEMIIPFVILEPK; translated from the coding sequence ATGAACAAAATTAGAATACTCTGGGTAGATGATGAGATAGATTTATTGAAGCCGCATATTATTTTTTTAGAGAATAAAAATTATGAGGTGATAACAAGTCAAAGCGGTCAAGAGGCACTGGAAGAATTGGTAAATACCAGGGTAGATATTGTGTTTTTGGATGAGAATATGCCAGGTATTTCTGGATTGGAAACCCTGAATGAAATAAAGGTTATTGACTCTTCCTTACCGGTAGTTATGATTACTAAAAGTGAGGAAGAATTTATAATGGAAGAAGCCATTGGCTCCAAAATCGCCGATTATTTGATTAAACCTGTAAATCCTCATCAGATATTGCTGTCGCTTAAAAAAAGCCTTGACCATTCACGGTTAGTCTCAGAGAAAACTACCAGTAATTACCAACAGGAATTCCGCAAGATAGCTATGGATTTATCCATGGTGAATTCCTATGGCGAATGGGAGGAACTTTATAAAAAGTTAATCTATTGGGAGCTTCAACTAGAGGAGATCGAAGATAGTGGAATGTTTGAAATTTTGGAATCCCAAAAAGTAGAGGCTAACAATCAATTCGGAAAGTTCATCGATAAAAATTATGCCGATTGGTTCGCTAGCACAGACTCTCCGGTGATGTCCCATACCTTATTTAAGGAATGGATTGCACCAGAACTGAAAAAGGGCAAAACACTTTTAATCGTAGTGGATAATCTCCGTTACGACCAATGGTACGCTTTTGAGGATACGGTCAATTCCTTTTACAAAAAGGTAGCTGAAAAGTCCTATTACAGCCTACTGCCTACAGCGACCCAGTACGCAAGAAATGCCATTTTCTCGGGACTTACTCCTTTGGACATGGAGAAAAAATATCCAGATTGGTGGAAAAACGATACGGATGATGGGGGCAAAAACTTGTTCGAAGACAAATTTCTAGGGGAGCAATTAAAGCGTTTAGGCTTGGACATTAAATGGGAATACCATAAAATAAGCAGTCTTAAACAAGGAAAGCAATTATCACAAAACTTCAAATCGCAAAAGGATAACGACCTTACCGCTATTGTCTATAATTTTGTGGACATGCTTTCCCATTCCAAAACAGAAATGGAAGTAATAAAAGAATTAGCCTCTAATGACAAAGCGTATAGGTCATTGACCCAGAGCTGGTTCAAGAATTCTCCCCTATTGGAAATAATCCAACAGGCACAGAATTTAGGAATGAAACTTATAATCACTACGGATCATGGCACCATTAATGTAAAGTCACCATCCAAGGTGGTTGGGGACCGTGATACAAGTGCGAACCTCAGGTATAAAACGGGCAGGAGTCTTTCCTACGAAAACAGCGATGTATTGGCAGCAAAAGACCCTAAATCCATTCATCTGCCCAGTATAAACATGAGTAGTTCCTATATTTTTGCCAAAAATGATTTGTTCTTCGCCTATCCAAATAATTACAATCACTACGTAAGTTATTATAGAAACACCTATCAGCATGGCGGGGTGTCGTTGGAGGAAATGATAATTCCTTTTGTCATATTGGAGCCCAAATAA
- the lpxD gene encoding UDP-3-O-(3-hydroxymyristoyl)glucosamine N-acyltransferase, whose translation MVFTAGQIAGILEGEVHGNPEIAVYKLAKIEEGETGSLTFLSNPKYTSYIYKTKASITIVNKDFVPEQSLSTTLIKVEDAYKSFSKLLEYYNQVKNNKLGIEEPVFKAESATYGDGLYLGAFSYLGNNVVIGENVKIYPNVYIGDNVHIGNDVVVFAGAKIYSESVIGNNCTVHSGAVIGADGFGFTPNKDGEFSKVPQTGNVILEDNVDVGAGTTIDRATLGSTILRRGVKLDNQIQIAHNVEIGEHTVIAAQAGIAGSTKIGKHCMIGGQVGIVGHIVIGDYVKIQAQSGIGRNVKDREVLQGSPALNYGDYNKSYVHFKNLPKIISRIDDLENK comes from the coding sequence ATGGTATTTACAGCAGGTCAAATTGCAGGTATTTTAGAAGGCGAAGTACATGGAAATCCAGAGATAGCCGTTTATAAACTTGCAAAAATAGAAGAGGGGGAAACCGGCTCTCTCACCTTTTTGTCCAATCCTAAATACACCTCCTACATCTACAAAACCAAGGCTTCTATTACTATCGTTAATAAGGATTTTGTTCCCGAACAAAGCCTTAGCACTACCTTGATTAAAGTAGAGGACGCCTATAAATCTTTTTCCAAATTACTGGAATATTACAATCAGGTTAAAAACAATAAATTAGGTATTGAAGAGCCAGTATTTAAGGCCGAATCCGCTACTTACGGGGATGGACTTTACTTAGGGGCATTTTCTTATTTGGGAAATAACGTCGTCATAGGTGAAAATGTAAAAATTTATCCTAATGTATATATAGGAGACAATGTCCATATTGGAAATGATGTAGTTGTTTTTGCTGGTGCCAAGATATATTCGGAAAGCGTTATTGGAAATAATTGCACGGTGCATAGTGGTGCTGTAATAGGGGCTGACGGATTTGGATTTACGCCTAATAAGGATGGGGAATTCAGTAAGGTTCCGCAGACGGGAAACGTTATCCTAGAGGATAATGTAGATGTGGGAGCAGGTACTACAATTGATCGTGCTACATTAGGGTCAACGATTCTTAGAAGAGGAGTTAAATTGGACAATCAAATACAGATTGCCCATAATGTAGAAATTGGAGAACATACCGTTATTGCGGCACAGGCAGGCATTGCCGGCTCCACAAAGATTGGTAAACACTGTATGATCGGTGGCCAAGTAGGAATTGTAGGCCATATTGTAATCGGTGACTATGTAAAAATACAGGCACAATCAGGAATAGGAAGAAATGTTAAGGATAGAGAAGTACTTCAGGGATCTCCTGCATTAAACTACGGGGATTATAATAAATCCTATGTTCACTTTAAAAACTTACCTAAAATAATCAGTAGAATCGACGACTTGGAAAATAAGTAG
- a CDS encoding DUF4258 domain-containing protein — MAFLKRLGFYLFGLAIGIVFLAMFLKKKSAETGVYFCYLPNCRTLKDIRSKPFYYSDEVKEQMNSKEIDTSAIRDFFVDGDIDFGNSDTKSSPCKTYLIEGILLEKEALVTLRNCKEKAILESISFIQNN, encoded by the coding sequence ATGGCATTCCTTAAACGGCTTGGATTTTATTTATTCGGATTAGCTATCGGAATTGTTTTTTTGGCCATGTTCCTGAAGAAAAAATCAGCAGAAACAGGCGTCTATTTCTGTTATCTGCCGAACTGTAGAACTTTAAAGGATATAAGATCAAAACCTTTTTATTACTCGGATGAAGTAAAAGAGCAAATGAATTCAAAAGAAATAGACACTAGTGCTATTAGGGATTTTTTTGTTGATGGTGATATTGATTTTGGAAATAGTGATACGAAATCGTCGCCATGTAAAACTTATCTTATCGAAGGTATACTTTTGGAGAAAGAAGCGTTAGTGACCTTAAGAAACTGTAAGGAAAAAGCGATTCTGGAATCAATCTCCTTCATTCAGAATAACTAA
- a CDS encoding alanine dehydrogenase, with the protein MNQPTSPFSKQQLLPQEETLEILKQKGELFIGIPKENQYQEKRICLTPDAVNAITSNGHRILIESGAGKGSHYSDLDYTNAGGEITKDVNKVFACPLLLKVEPPTLSEIGLINPQTTVISALQIKTQDKAYFEELARKRITAIAFEYIRDEDGKYPAVRSLSEIAGISSVLIAAELMAANNKGNGLMFGNISGVPPVEVVIVGAGTVGEFAARSAIGLGANVKIFDNSITKLRNIQTNLKQTIYTSTIQPKNLLKALKRCDVAIGATRGKDRSPVVVSSTMVEHMKKGAVIIDVSIDTGGCFETSEITDHNKPTIEKFGVVHYGVPNIPSRYPKTASVSISNIFTPYLLKIGEDGGLENSLRFDKGLRNGLYMYHGILTNKSVGEWFDLQYSDINFLIF; encoded by the coding sequence ATGAACCAACCCACTTCACCTTTTAGCAAGCAACAATTGCTTCCACAAGAGGAAACCTTAGAAATATTAAAACAAAAAGGGGAACTTTTTATTGGTATCCCCAAGGAAAATCAATACCAGGAAAAACGCATATGTTTAACTCCAGATGCCGTTAACGCAATCACTTCCAATGGTCATCGAATCTTAATTGAGTCCGGAGCTGGGAAAGGATCGCATTACTCAGACCTGGACTACACCAACGCCGGTGGGGAAATCACCAAAGACGTTAATAAGGTTTTTGCATGTCCGTTACTATTAAAAGTAGAGCCCCCAACCCTTTCGGAAATTGGGCTTATCAATCCTCAAACCACCGTAATCTCGGCCTTACAAATCAAAACACAGGACAAAGCTTATTTTGAGGAACTCGCCAGAAAGCGAATTACGGCTATTGCTTTTGAATACATACGAGATGAAGATGGCAAATATCCTGCGGTAAGATCCTTGAGCGAAATTGCAGGAATATCTTCGGTACTCATAGCCGCAGAACTAATGGCCGCAAATAATAAAGGAAACGGACTTATGTTCGGTAATATTAGTGGTGTGCCGCCAGTAGAAGTCGTCATCGTAGGAGCTGGAACGGTTGGTGAGTTCGCAGCAAGATCGGCAATAGGGCTTGGTGCCAACGTTAAGATATTTGATAATTCCATTACTAAACTAAGGAATATACAAACGAATCTTAAGCAGACCATCTACACCTCTACCATTCAACCAAAAAACCTTTTAAAAGCCTTGAAAAGGTGTGATGTAGCCATCGGAGCCACTCGGGGAAAAGATCGTTCCCCGGTTGTAGTGAGCAGTACCATGGTAGAGCATATGAAAAAAGGTGCCGTAATTATTGACGTAAGTATCGACACCGGAGGTTGTTTTGAGACGAGTGAAATTACTGACCATAACAAACCTACCATTGAGAAATTTGGTGTGGTACACTACGGTGTGCCCAATATTCCCTCCAGATACCCAAAGACCGCTAGTGTTTCCATTAGCAATATCTTTACTCCGTATCTTCTAAAAATTGGCGAGGATGGCGGACTGGAAAATTCGCTTCGATTTGATAAAGGTCTACGAAACGGACTGTATATGTACCATGGTATCCTTACGAATAAATCGGTTGGGGAATGGTTCGATTTACAGTACAGTGATATCAATTTCCTTATTTTTTAA